A genomic stretch from Limnobacter thiooxidans includes:
- a CDS encoding formate dehydrogenase accessory sulfurtransferase FdhD → MPTSIQITNASIPSTVEITATNEHGEQVSVQISGEHPLTLYFDKKELLTLMTLGAQPEALALGWLRNQRLVNDPSEIAAIHVDWETESVAVTSTTLQETGSSIWETTEKAQKLEKKTTTSGCGQGTVFGDLMEDLDKVQLSNAYNLSQEVLYSVMDQVRKHESIYKQAGAVHGCALCSNSGANRGEILLFVEDVGRHNAVDAIAGQMWLHGMSGDDKIFYTTGRLTSEMVIKCAQMGIPVLVSRSGLTQMGHEIAQKLNITMLGRCQGKHYLLYTGAHRFNTLNDAQYA, encoded by the coding sequence ATGCCCACTTCAATTCAAATCACCAACGCCAGCATTCCAAGTACTGTGGAAATTACGGCCACCAACGAGCATGGTGAACAGGTGTCGGTGCAAATTTCAGGCGAGCACCCTTTAACCCTCTATTTCGATAAAAAAGAGTTGCTTACCTTGATGACTCTTGGGGCACAGCCTGAAGCACTGGCATTGGGCTGGCTTAGAAATCAACGGCTTGTCAACGATCCCTCAGAAATTGCTGCAATTCATGTGGACTGGGAAACAGAAAGCGTTGCAGTGACATCAACAACACTTCAAGAAACTGGCTCAAGTATTTGGGAAACCACAGAAAAAGCACAGAAACTGGAGAAAAAAACCACAACCTCGGGTTGTGGCCAAGGTACTGTGTTTGGCGACCTCATGGAAGACCTCGACAAGGTTCAACTGAGCAACGCCTACAACCTGTCACAGGAGGTGTTGTACAGCGTGATGGACCAGGTACGAAAACACGAGTCCATCTACAAGCAGGCCGGGGCCGTACACGGTTGTGCGCTCTGTTCCAACAGCGGAGCAAACCGCGGGGAAATCTTGCTGTTTGTCGAAGATGTGGGCCGCCACAACGCGGTGGATGCCATCGCAGGACAGATGTGGCTGCACGGCATGTCAGGCGACGACAAAATTTTTTACACCACTGGGCGATTGACCTCTGAAATGGTCATCAAATGCGCACAGATGGGCATTCCCGTGCTGGTTTCCCGATCGGGCCTGACACAAATGGGCCATGAGATTGCCCAAAAACTGAACATCACCATGTTGGGCCGCTGCCAGGGCAAACACTACTTGCTGTACACCGGCGCCCACCGATTCAACACCTTGAATGACGCACAATACGCATGA
- the mobA gene encoding molybdenum cofactor guanylyltransferase MobA, translating into MSISLDDITAVILAGGMGSRMGGIDKGLRNFKQAPLALHALMRLSSQVGSTMINANRNIGVYEGFGIPVICDQQADFAGPLAGMQAALNEATVPFLVTVPCDVPLFPLDLVARLSEPFLKDPTLMLTVAATGGRHQPVFCMMRSEVLPGMEEFLRKGGRKIDAWYSNIPHAAVDFEDEAAFHNVNTLEELRALEQKA; encoded by the coding sequence ATGAGCATTTCTCTTGATGACATCACCGCCGTAATTTTGGCCGGTGGCATGGGCAGCCGCATGGGCGGCATTGACAAGGGCTTGCGCAACTTCAAGCAAGCCCCCTTGGCTTTGCACGCCCTGATGCGCCTTTCATCCCAGGTGGGCAGCACCATGATCAATGCCAATCGCAACATCGGCGTTTATGAAGGCTTCGGCATTCCCGTGATCTGCGACCAGCAAGCCGACTTCGCAGGCCCCCTGGCGGGTATGCAAGCCGCCTTGAACGAGGCCACAGTGCCATTTCTGGTCACAGTACCTTGTGATGTGCCGCTGTTTCCTCTTGACCTGGTTGCCAGATTGAGCGAGCCTTTTCTGAAAGACCCCACCCTGATGCTGACAGTCGCCGCCACAGGTGGGCGTCACCAGCCCGTGTTTTGCATGATGCGATCCGAAGTACTTCCCGGCATGGAAGAATTTCTGCGCAAGGGTGGCCGGAAAATTGATGCCTGGTATTCGAATATTCCCCATGCTGCTGTCGACTTTGAAGACGAAGCAGCCTTTCACAACGTCAATACACTTGAAGAACTCAGAGCGCTTGAACAGAAAGCCTGA
- the glp gene encoding gephyrin-like molybdotransferase Glp — protein MQTDFQTVDQARQNILEQLVPITGTRTVAIREALDQVLAADVLSPINVPAHDNSAMDGYAFHSSTIQCASITSLKLVGTALAGKLFDGHCAPGECVRIMTGAVMPAGCDTVLIQENATVNGDVISFPPGAVSPGDNRRLAGEDLTIGKTALPAGKLLRPADLGLLASLGMAEIVVRRKLRVAFFSTGDELRSLGQALDEGCVYDSNRYTLYGMLTRLRFIEILDMGVVHDSPEALEQAMLQAMEQADVILTSGGVSVGEADFTKDVMEKLGSVNFWKIAMRPGRPMAFGQVHNAANGNSAFLFGLPGNPVAVMVTFYAFVRDALFKMASANSLPVPMVSARLAQDLRKRPGRTEYQRARLSTSNGGMPTAHLTGSQGSGILRSMSESDCLLVLEHAQGDLKAGDTVMALPFEGLV, from the coding sequence ATGCAAACCGATTTTCAAACTGTAGACCAGGCACGGCAAAATATTCTTGAACAGCTTGTACCCATCACAGGTACCCGAACTGTAGCCATTCGCGAGGCCCTTGACCAGGTATTGGCCGCAGATGTCCTGTCTCCCATCAATGTGCCGGCACACGACAATTCCGCCATGGATGGCTATGCCTTTCACAGCAGCACCATTCAATGCGCCAGCATCACGTCACTCAAGTTGGTTGGCACCGCACTGGCCGGAAAACTGTTTGATGGGCATTGCGCCCCCGGTGAATGTGTGCGAATCATGACAGGTGCGGTCATGCCAGCAGGCTGCGACACCGTGTTGATTCAGGAAAATGCCACGGTGAATGGCGACGTCATCAGCTTCCCACCAGGTGCCGTGTCACCAGGCGACAACCGCCGCCTTGCCGGTGAAGACCTGACCATTGGCAAAACCGCCCTGCCCGCTGGCAAATTGCTTCGCCCGGCCGACCTTGGTTTGCTGGCCTCACTTGGCATGGCTGAAATTGTGGTGCGCCGCAAGTTGCGCGTTGCCTTTTTTTCCACCGGTGACGAACTTCGTTCGCTGGGCCAAGCGCTTGACGAAGGGTGCGTGTATGACAGCAACCGATACACACTGTACGGCATGCTCACCCGCCTTCGCTTTATCGAAATCCTGGACATGGGTGTGGTGCACGACTCACCCGAAGCACTTGAGCAAGCCATGCTGCAGGCCATGGAACAGGCCGACGTCATCCTGACTTCAGGCGGTGTGTCCGTGGGTGAAGCCGACTTCACCAAAGATGTCATGGAAAAGTTGGGTAGCGTGAATTTCTGGAAAATTGCCATGCGCCCCGGTCGCCCCATGGCGTTTGGCCAGGTTCACAACGCTGCGAATGGCAACTCTGCGTTTCTCTTCGGTCTGCCAGGCAACCCCGTGGCAGTGATGGTAACTTTTTACGCGTTTGTCCGTGACGCGCTGTTCAAAATGGCCAGTGCCAACTCCCTGCCCGTGCCCATGGTCAGCGCAAGGCTGGCGCAAGACCTGCGCAAACGTCCGGGCAGAACCGAGTACCAACGCGCCAGGCTCAGCACAAGCAATGGCGGTATGCCCACTGCCCACCTCACGGGCTCACAAGGTTCCGGCATTCTGCGCAGCATGTCCGAATCCGATTGTCTATTGGTCCTGGAACATGCGCAGGGGGACTTGAAGGCGGGTGACACCGTCATGGCACTTCCTTTCGAAGGCTTGGTTTAA
- a CDS encoding ATP-binding cassette domain-containing protein gives MLQDPRPIKPLQHALCDMLEQLGIEFLPSQWQMQESLLTPDEHTELALLQGYLDACGVPHQIFKQVGADEVKHLGPYTLAMGHNGQTGSLQELLSGQDKKPSLLWALQLEGEGLQTAAPAQPTEPPPVSLLNFWRKLRDSKWLREAMQFDNGNFKPVVYASLLINILALAGPLFSLQVYDRIIPNQAYASLAALLAGVALCLGFEHFLKHARHRLMEFAATSIDTRCTSHLSQSLLNVPVHKTEPSVLLQHLRSFEQLRELITGVFLLALIDLPFLVLFLGVITLIHPVFLLVSGGVILLTLLLVVHSHRCLSCLGQEQMKQSRQTQSQWLDSLACLDNIQAQGVQQAHSKLLNNLQLKSRMGGNAVRDQLFKVNQSIQLLQQGGWIFTIALGVYLIVEKQLTVGGLIAVSMLTMRCFAPIQKLQGHLVQTHSAQASFEELDQFLGQQPKTQATRAALKGIEHIGIESASVVKPGQSPESRQIGHFILRHITLELKPGDRVGIIGPTGSGKTSILKLLARQLACDAGHLAVNHLAIDHYHPGEYNSKIGYATQPPSLIRGTLLENIRFNRPHIDTNACWSILDALGLKKWVEQHPDGIHMRIENQGNNLSSGQKQSISLCRALVGQPELVLLDEPTVCLDQYMETRLIQYLQQLSTRQILVFTTHKLNLLSCAHSLILMNNSQIDTQGEKAKVLHQANTLAKQRDQQPGAIQ, from the coding sequence ATGCTGCAAGACCCCCGCCCAATCAAGCCGCTTCAACATGCGCTATGCGACATGCTGGAACAACTTGGCATCGAGTTCCTGCCCAGCCAGTGGCAAATGCAGGAATCTTTGCTCACCCCAGATGAACACACCGAACTGGCCCTGCTTCAAGGTTACCTGGACGCGTGCGGGGTTCCCCATCAAATATTCAAGCAGGTTGGCGCAGACGAAGTCAAACACCTGGGACCCTACACACTGGCCATGGGCCACAACGGTCAAACAGGCAGCCTTCAGGAATTGCTGAGCGGTCAAGACAAGAAGCCCTCATTGCTCTGGGCCCTCCAACTTGAAGGTGAAGGATTACAAACAGCTGCACCTGCACAACCTACCGAACCGCCACCTGTCAGTCTGCTGAACTTTTGGCGAAAATTACGTGACAGCAAATGGTTGCGGGAAGCCATGCAGTTTGACAATGGCAACTTCAAGCCCGTCGTGTATGCATCGCTGCTGATCAACATTCTGGCCCTGGCCGGCCCCCTGTTTTCACTTCAGGTTTACGATCGCATCATCCCTAACCAGGCTTATGCATCGCTTGCCGCTTTGCTGGCTGGTGTTGCACTTTGCCTAGGCTTTGAACACTTCCTGAAGCACGCCCGTCACCGCCTGATGGAATTTGCAGCCACCTCGATTGACACTCGATGTACAAGTCATTTGTCGCAGTCGCTGCTCAACGTGCCCGTGCACAAAACCGAGCCCAGCGTGCTGCTTCAACACTTGCGATCTTTCGAGCAATTGCGTGAACTGATCACCGGTGTGTTCTTGCTGGCCCTGATTGACCTTCCATTTCTGGTGCTTTTTCTGGGTGTCATCACGCTGATTCATCCGGTGTTCCTGCTTGTTTCGGGCGGTGTCATTCTGCTCACCTTGCTGCTGGTTGTTCACTCGCATCGTTGCTTGTCCTGCCTTGGGCAAGAACAGATGAAACAATCCAGGCAAACACAAAGCCAATGGCTGGATTCATTGGCCTGTCTCGACAACATTCAGGCCCAAGGTGTGCAGCAGGCCCACAGCAAGCTGCTAAACAATCTGCAACTCAAGTCCCGCATGGGCGGCAATGCCGTCAGGGACCAACTGTTTAAGGTAAACCAGTCGATCCAGTTGTTGCAACAGGGCGGCTGGATATTCACCATTGCGCTTGGTGTTTACCTGATTGTTGAAAAACAGTTGACTGTGGGTGGATTGATTGCAGTGTCCATGCTCACCATGCGGTGTTTTGCACCCATTCAAAAACTTCAGGGACATCTTGTTCAAACCCATTCTGCGCAAGCCAGCTTCGAAGAACTGGACCAGTTTCTGGGACAGCAACCCAAAACTCAGGCCACTCGCGCAGCGCTCAAGGGCATTGAACACATCGGCATCGAGTCTGCCAGCGTGGTGAAACCGGGGCAAAGCCCTGAATCACGACAAATTGGCCATTTCATCCTTCGGCACATCACGCTTGAATTGAAACCAGGCGACCGTGTGGGCATCATCGGCCCAACAGGGTCGGGTAAAACCTCGATTCTGAAATTACTAGCCCGTCAGCTCGCTTGCGATGCGGGGCACCTTGCTGTCAATCACCTGGCGATCGATCATTACCACCCTGGTGAATACAACAGCAAGATTGGCTATGCCACGCAGCCCCCCTCCCTGATTCGCGGCACGCTGCTGGAGAACATCCGCTTTAACCGACCCCACATTGACACCAATGCGTGCTGGTCAATACTGGACGCGTTGGGGCTCAAGAAGTGGGTTGAACAACACCCGGATGGCATCCACATGCGCATTGAAAATCAGGGCAACAACCTGTCCTCTGGACAGAAACAGAGTATTTCACTGTGCCGTGCGCTGGTGGGGCAACCCGAGCTTGTCCTGCTTGATGAACCCACCGTGTGCCTGGACCAGTACATGGAAACGCGCCTGATCCAGTACCTACAACAGCTCAGCACCCGGCAAATCCTTGTATTCACCACCCACAAACTGAATTTGCTGAGCTGCGCCCACTCATTGATATTGATGAACAACAGCCAGATTGATACGCAAGGAGAAAAGGCCAAGGTACTTCATCAAGCCAACACCCTTGCCAAACAACGCGACCAACAACCGGGGGCTATTCAATGA
- a CDS encoding TolC family protein yields the protein MNTQHTPNTTLKVLPSAILVALFSLYTPVNWAQQDLGLPQEIPEVQSSSPVENAAPLENSQPAPAQAVNPLQQSVIKGLQNSPALDADVHALEAQMEDANVVFGTLLPTVDARGSTGRERTRIEDADTRTYNANSYGIEARQNLYNGFASQARYLAAYSGAMQSYYRYLNKANQVAFEASSSHVDVSRFQALTRLAENNLKYHQDLMNRIEEKVKSGVTRQSDLEQARSRYTLALGNLATEKANTFSSMANYQRITDTVWPVNETGEYVVNANFEVENRERLVFALNNHPLLKAANSSIIGAKQEVTAASEGFHPRIDLRAKTDVYSNYLSTFDERQISSIDLLATINLYRGGSDNASRNSAIKRRLRSMDDKMVVCRAIRQSTQTSLFDVVSSQKKLNYFREQAAAISKARAAYEQQFAVGRRSLLDLLSAENEYFQAQRALINIEADLSISKLKLLAATGQLTTLFSVDELVNADEPTKREVLFYKEQSRSGAEAEGCPASLINLEDFELPNIGFDEALKSVNADETPNTLAPIDMPPIELAQLGTAGAAGGTGQQVASFGDPAEVSKSLINKTNSWAKAWENKDVNSYIAFYSPAFKPEEGSYESWVNNRRDRIARAQQIDIEISDLQVIPSFDKPDEYEISFIQDYSAKNYQERSKKILTWKESKGVWQIIREQNLPESTAGAQGKKNLNLALSTSIR from the coding sequence ATGAACACACAACACACGCCAAACACCACGCTGAAAGTTTTGCCATCGGCAATCCTGGTTGCCCTGTTTTCACTGTATACCCCAGTGAATTGGGCGCAACAGGACCTGGGGCTGCCTCAGGAAATACCGGAGGTTCAAAGCAGTTCCCCGGTTGAGAACGCTGCGCCCCTTGAAAATTCTCAGCCTGCACCTGCGCAGGCGGTCAACCCGCTGCAACAAAGTGTGATCAAGGGGCTGCAAAACAGTCCAGCCCTGGATGCAGATGTTCACGCGCTTGAAGCGCAAATGGAAGATGCCAACGTGGTGTTTGGAACCCTGTTGCCCACTGTAGATGCACGGGGCTCAACAGGTCGTGAGCGCACAAGAATTGAAGATGCTGATACACGCACCTACAATGCAAACTCGTACGGCATTGAAGCACGCCAAAACCTTTATAACGGGTTTGCATCGCAAGCCCGCTACCTCGCCGCTTATTCCGGTGCCATGCAAAGTTATTACCGCTACCTGAACAAAGCCAATCAGGTTGCGTTTGAAGCATCCAGTTCACATGTCGATGTATCCCGTTTTCAAGCCTTGACACGCCTTGCCGAGAACAACCTGAAATACCACCAGGACTTGATGAACCGGATTGAAGAAAAAGTAAAAAGTGGCGTAACGCGTCAGTCTGATCTGGAACAGGCCCGCAGCCGTTACACCTTGGCACTGGGCAACTTGGCCACCGAAAAAGCCAACACTTTTTCTTCCATGGCCAACTACCAGCGAATCACTGACACGGTGTGGCCGGTTAACGAAACAGGCGAATATGTGGTGAATGCCAATTTCGAGGTGGAGAACCGGGAACGTCTGGTATTTGCATTGAACAATCATCCGTTATTGAAGGCTGCGAATTCCTCGATTATTGGTGCAAAACAGGAAGTGACGGCTGCAAGCGAAGGCTTTCACCCACGAATTGATTTGCGTGCCAAAACCGATGTGTACAGCAATTACCTGTCCACATTTGATGAACGTCAAATTTCATCCATCGATTTGTTGGCCACCATCAACCTGTACCGTGGCGGTTCCGATAACGCGTCAAGAAATTCGGCCATCAAGCGCCGCTTGCGCAGCATGGACGACAAAATGGTGGTTTGTCGGGCCATTCGCCAGTCCACACAAACTTCCTTGTTCGATGTGGTCAGTTCGCAGAAGAAGCTGAACTATTTCCGTGAACAGGCTGCAGCTATTTCCAAAGCGCGCGCCGCGTATGAGCAACAATTTGCAGTGGGCCGACGCAGTCTGCTCGACCTGCTCAGCGCTGAAAATGAATACTTCCAGGCACAACGCGCCCTGATCAATATTGAAGCCGATCTTAGTATCTCCAAATTGAAGCTTCTTGCGGCAACAGGGCAATTGACCACGCTGTTCTCAGTCGATGAATTGGTCAATGCGGATGAACCTACAAAACGCGAAGTTCTTTTTTACAAAGAGCAAAGTCGGTCAGGTGCAGAAGCGGAAGGTTGCCCAGCCAGTTTGATCAACCTTGAAGACTTCGAATTGCCCAATATTGGGTTTGACGAGGCTTTGAAGTCAGTCAACGCCGACGAAACACCCAATACATTGGCGCCAATTGACATGCCCCCCATCGAGTTGGCACAACTTGGCACTGCCGGTGCTGCAGGCGGTACAGGCCAGCAAGTTGCATCATTTGGCGACCCGGCTGAAGTATCGAAAAGCCTGATCAACAAAACCAACTCGTGGGCCAAGGCATGGGAAAACAAGGATGTGAACAGCTACATCGCGTTTTACTCACCTGCATTCAAGCCCGAAGAAGGCAGTTATGAATCCTGGGTCAACAATCGCCGTGATCGAATCGCAAGAGCACAACAAATCGACATTGAAATTTCAGATTTGCAAGTGATCCCGAGTTTCGACAAACCCGATGAATATGAAATCAGTTTCATTCAAGACTACAGCGCCAAGAACTACCAGGAACGGTCCAAAAAGATACTGACCTGGAAGGAAAGCAAGGGAGTGTGGCAAATCATTCGGGAACAAAATCTGCCAGAAAGTACAGCCGGCGCTCAAGGCAAGAAGAATCTAAATTTGGCGTTGAGCACATCGATTCGATAA
- a CDS encoding HlyD family type I secretion periplasmic adaptor subunit — translation MRMTAVFKRWLNWFNGKASPDAGNNGMPEEAPLSHSRLWAEQQQLTKRLVHLCAFTMLALLAWSAIATVPQAAHGEARVVPSQRLQVIQAVDGGVITEVMVREGQQVKAGDTLVQIDITRFSSSLREKEAIDASFQFREARLLAQLSNTELKLPDETIKQHPELFFQESRLLQSKLQEWSAQTQIYEQQLDQRQRELEEAQSNATAAKRNLEISEQELTSMRPLLKSGAVSPVEVMRLERDVAKAKGDYEGSSAQTNRLHSAIREARQKIAEIRFKQINEARTELSEVKARLASLEQNQIELSDRVNQATLKTPVDGLVQRILYNTRGAVVPAGKEVIEIVPADEKLVFETRINPKDIAFIRPSQRATIRVTAYDYSIYGALTGAVESISADSLVDEFGRPYFSVKVTVPRMEVHEKVRLMPGMVANVSIETEKRTVLSYLTKPILRGSVEAFTEQ, via the coding sequence ATGAGAATGACAGCTGTATTCAAGCGTTGGCTTAACTGGTTCAATGGCAAGGCAAGCCCCGATGCAGGCAACAATGGCATGCCCGAAGAAGCACCATTAAGCCACTCCAGGCTGTGGGCCGAGCAACAGCAACTCACGAAAAGACTGGTGCATCTGTGTGCATTCACCATGCTGGCCCTGCTCGCCTGGTCTGCCATTGCCACAGTTCCGCAAGCGGCGCATGGCGAAGCCCGGGTTGTTCCCTCACAACGCTTGCAGGTAATTCAGGCGGTGGATGGCGGCGTGATCACCGAAGTCATGGTGCGTGAGGGTCAACAGGTCAAAGCCGGAGACACCCTGGTACAAATTGACATCACGCGTTTCTCCTCAAGCCTGCGGGAAAAAGAAGCGATCGATGCTTCTTTTCAATTCCGTGAAGCACGATTGCTCGCCCAGCTCAGTAATACCGAGTTGAAATTGCCCGATGAAACCATCAAGCAACACCCTGAACTTTTCTTTCAGGAATCCAGGCTGCTTCAAAGCAAGCTGCAGGAATGGTCGGCCCAAACCCAGATTTATGAGCAGCAGCTTGACCAACGCCAACGCGAACTTGAGGAAGCGCAAAGCAACGCCACCGCAGCCAAGCGCAATCTGGAAATTTCCGAACAGGAACTGACCAGCATGCGGCCACTGCTGAAAAGCGGTGCCGTTTCACCCGTTGAAGTCATGCGCCTTGAACGCGATGTCGCCAAAGCGAAAGGAGATTACGAAGGGTCCAGTGCACAGACCAACCGCCTTCATTCCGCCATTCGTGAAGCTCGCCAGAAAATTGCGGAAATCCGGTTCAAGCAAATCAATGAAGCACGCACGGAGCTTTCCGAGGTCAAAGCCAGGCTGGCAAGCCTTGAACAAAACCAGATTGAGCTGAGCGACCGGGTGAATCAGGCCACCTTGAAAACCCCCGTCGATGGACTTGTACAACGTATCCTCTACAACACACGCGGCGCCGTTGTGCCCGCGGGCAAAGAAGTCATTGAAATTGTGCCAGCCGATGAAAAACTGGTGTTTGAAACTCGGATCAATCCAAAAGACATCGCGTTTATAAGGCCATCACAGCGGGCAACCATACGTGTTACTGCCTATGACTATTCCATTTACGGTGCACTAACCGGTGCTGTAGAAAGCATTTCCGCTGACAGCCTGGTGGATGAATTTGGCCGCCCTTACTTCAGTGTGAAAGTCACTGTGCCAAGAATGGAAGTTCATGAAAAGGTTCGCCTGATGCCGGGCATGGTCGCCAATGTCAGCATTGAGACTGAAAAGCGCACGGTTCTCTCCTACCTCACAAAACCAATCCTGCGTGGTTCCGTGGAGGCGTTCACGGAACAATAG
- a CDS encoding Ig-like domain-containing protein, translated as MSEKPVVNTQNCDPSTLGLARKPRPAMKKKPATEVVVQLGPFTDGQITAPEMVRPLEGPTEWLIKPNTGEIVPFEAGTPPEKDVIRKYITVGAQDTDVPEDLPKIGDGYVVERVSQDPLPSMDSVVRQNGTDTVRVIENEGPAAVECKDPPPPPVDENEEPPVDPNEPECPTCPPCPPVCEPPVDEEECPTPPVCPPVDEQEDCDPPVEEEECPTPPVCPPVDEQEDCDPPVDEEECPTPPVCPPVDEQEDCDPPVEEEECPTPPVCPPVDEQEDCDPPVEEEECTPPPVCPPVDEQEDCDTPADAVNDCATTTAGCPVVIDVLKNDLGCGELEITEACAENGQVEIKDGKLHYTPNEGFCGEDVISYTMGDENCMNDTAHVYMNVTPAECPQPSGGCEEITENACPVVEENCDTGGSNHVRDYEYSSSSYNETLFSEQMDKVNEILNDKMEHINNLIQGKSSWASSYGAGNQFESAACAPVEEPAAAC; from the coding sequence ATGAGCGAAAAGCCCGTCGTAAACACCCAGAATTGCGACCCGAGTACCCTTGGTCTGGCCAGAAAGCCCCGTCCAGCCATGAAGAAAAAGCCCGCAACCGAAGTGGTGGTTCAGCTGGGCCCATTTACGGATGGTCAAATTACAGCCCCTGAAATGGTTCGCCCGCTTGAAGGCCCGACCGAATGGCTGATCAAACCCAACACCGGTGAAATTGTTCCATTCGAGGCAGGTACACCACCCGAAAAAGACGTTATCCGGAAGTACATCACCGTGGGTGCTCAAGACACCGACGTACCTGAAGACTTGCCCAAAATCGGCGATGGCTATGTGGTGGAACGGGTCAGTCAAGACCCCTTGCCCAGCATGGACAGCGTGGTTCGCCAGAATGGCACAGACACCGTTCGCGTGATCGAAAACGAAGGGCCTGCCGCCGTGGAATGCAAAGATCCACCTCCACCGCCAGTTGACGAAAACGAAGAACCACCCGTTGATCCCAACGAACCTGAATGTCCAACCTGCCCGCCTTGCCCACCAGTGTGCGAGCCGCCTGTTGATGAAGAGGAATGCCCCACACCACCCGTGTGCCCGCCCGTGGACGAACAGGAAGACTGCGACCCACCCGTTGAGGAAGAGGAATGTCCCACACCACCCGTGTGCCCGCCCGTGGACGAACAGGAAGACTGCGACCCACCTGTTGATGAAGAGGAATGCCCCACACCACCCGTGTGCCCACCTGTGGACGAACAGGAAGACTGCGACCCACCCGTTGAGGAAGAGGAATGCCCCACACCACCCGTCTGCCCGCCCGTGGACGAGCAGGAAGACTGCGACCCGCCCGTTGAGGAAGAGGAATGCACGCCACCACCCGTGTGCCCACCTGTGGACGAACAGGAAGATTGCGACACACCAGCTGATGCGGTGAATGATTGTGCAACGACTACAGCTGGTTGCCCGGTTGTCATTGATGTACTGAAAAACGACCTGGGCTGCGGCGAACTTGAAATCACCGAGGCCTGCGCAGAAAACGGACAAGTTGAAATCAAGGATGGAAAACTGCACTACACGCCGAACGAAGGCTTCTGTGGCGAGGATGTGATCAGCTACACCATGGGTGATGAAAACTGCATGAACGACACCGCGCATGTGTACATGAATGTCACCCCTGCCGAGTGTCCCCAGCCGTCGGGTGGATGCGAAGAAATCACTGAAAACGCGTGCCCCGTGGTGGAAGAAAATTGCGATACCGGTGGAAGCAACCATGTCAGGGACTACGAGTATTCATCGAGCAGTTACAACGAAACCCTGTTCTCCGAGCAAATGGACAAAGTCAACGAAATCCTTAACGACAAAATGGAGCACATCAACAACCTGATTCAAGGCAAATCGTCCTGGGCTTCCAGTTACGGTGCGGGCAATCAATTCGAATCTGCTGCCTGTGCGCCGGTTGAAGAGCCTGCCGCAGCTTGCTGA